A genome region from Cohaesibacter gelatinilyticus includes the following:
- a CDS encoding lipid II flippase MurJ, which produces MQKEPLFLLVKATILFRDLLDRMMQKPAISIDKNGEILGYFQFWILAFLYACCMAIVLQKLVLPLLPDLHAGHGLMKNDAITFHKAAIVKSVQILEYGWSRWELFPQGFPANVGLLSILYTFFGPDPVLFVPINAGAHALGATVIYRLGNVILPGRRGQLGGLIAGILYLVFPTALHWYGQNHKDAFACAGLLLLLLSWLELSVRETISKREVFSSLICAFAGTLLLGLVRPHYPYILILALVMATAASAILFWGRDRRLPSLATMKGYAGVLMVLLAVGLFVSQFNTRTNVMSMDLTARLNFHESTKNWEWQSTNGVPSVVDEAFMRISALRSYFVGFGRKAGAQSEIDGDRQPENIFQAIAYGPRAVLVGLLAPFPSFWAEKTTLPRLMAAMETALWYLIAAGVLPLLLRRSTPHLMTGIVFCLILIGLLAYINPNIGTIYRQRYAFWMFILMCGAVGWTDVLSSTVLRFSKLRRVPSQLDSVVGEPIIREQKLEENLQKTNKVAASGAIAVVLTFVCFLGFFVRDLILINRLGISIQLDAFFTGTMVPMFIVTFIAMPMADSLMRPFVGFTYEQSEQRSAFIQHLLVLAVGVLGVIAILSVLLAPWFAQIVLGAGKQTDRVAETVVMLRWYAPIIVLSAWTVIGNAVLNAFHKSKYVASAQLIVPILTIVVIISVPVQYVTKAAVFGMLTGTFCNGLIVCYFAWREGVLVVPRWSSLWQNDLKQVFKHYARLVLAALLTAALIPLNYTFAGMQGEGAVSTWAFASKIVVFFTGLATFGVSAVVLPHFARLVNQGWHVQFRNQIFFMLLLGGWMGAALALVIFLFAEPMVGAVLSNKQFATNEIEHLATLVRIGALQLPFVIPGVLLVKAAAVTGGSLRMMIAAGLGFFSNLVANYLLVPYLGMIGVAVGALSAASLSAFCLLLLTHRRANLNMLEMLTIVVSWVVWCVVCVAIGSGAFTIILFGGAGIALLLWIQLQTWRVVG; this is translated from the coding sequence ATGCAGAAGGAACCCCTTTTTCTGCTTGTGAAAGCTACGATATTGTTTAGAGATCTTCTGGATCGTATGATGCAAAAACCTGCCATCTCCATTGATAAAAATGGAGAAATTCTGGGTTATTTCCAATTTTGGATTCTTGCCTTCCTATATGCCTGCTGCATGGCAATTGTGCTGCAAAAGCTTGTTTTGCCTTTGCTGCCGGATTTGCATGCTGGCCATGGCCTCATGAAAAATGATGCCATCACATTTCATAAAGCTGCGATTGTTAAATCTGTGCAAATTCTTGAATATGGTTGGTCACGCTGGGAATTGTTCCCGCAAGGTTTTCCTGCGAATGTTGGCTTGCTATCTATTCTGTATACATTCTTTGGCCCCGATCCTGTTTTGTTTGTTCCCATTAATGCAGGTGCCCATGCTTTGGGCGCCACAGTGATTTATCGGCTAGGTAACGTTATACTGCCCGGTCGACGCGGGCAGTTGGGCGGTTTGATCGCTGGAATTTTGTATCTGGTTTTTCCTACCGCGCTACATTGGTATGGGCAAAATCATAAAGATGCTTTTGCTTGTGCGGGGTTGCTTCTACTTTTACTGTCCTGGTTGGAGTTGTCTGTCCGTGAAACAATTTCCAAACGAGAAGTATTCTCGTCATTGATCTGCGCATTTGCCGGTACTTTATTGCTTGGATTGGTGCGTCCTCATTATCCCTATATTCTTATTCTGGCGCTGGTTATGGCCACGGCCGCGTCAGCGATATTATTCTGGGGACGTGATCGTAGATTGCCCTCCCTTGCAACAATGAAAGGATATGCTGGAGTTTTAATGGTGCTTTTGGCCGTTGGCCTGTTTGTGTCGCAGTTTAATACCAGAACCAATGTGATGAGCATGGATTTGACAGCGAGGCTTAATTTTCATGAATCAACGAAAAATTGGGAGTGGCAATCAACCAATGGGGTTCCTTCTGTTGTTGATGAGGCTTTCATGCGAATATCAGCGCTCCGCTCCTATTTCGTGGGTTTTGGGCGAAAGGCCGGTGCACAATCCGAAATAGATGGTGACCGTCAACCAGAAAATATTTTTCAGGCTATTGCTTATGGTCCAAGGGCCGTTTTAGTGGGGTTGTTAGCACCATTTCCATCGTTCTGGGCGGAGAAAACGACGTTGCCGCGTTTGATGGCTGCGATGGAAACAGCCCTCTGGTATTTGATAGCGGCGGGGGTTCTGCCTTTATTATTGCGCAGATCGACCCCCCACCTCATGACGGGTATTGTTTTCTGCCTCATTTTGATCGGGCTGTTAGCCTATATTAATCCTAACATCGGTACGATATACCGCCAGCGCTACGCTTTCTGGATGTTCATTTTGATGTGTGGAGCCGTGGGATGGACTGATGTGTTGTCCAGCACTGTCCTGAGATTTTCTAAGCTTCGAAGAGTGCCCTCTCAGTTGGATAGTGTGGTTGGTGAGCCGATCATCAGGGAGCAAAAGCTAGAAGAAAATCTACAAAAAACTAATAAGGTTGCAGCATCTGGTGCCATAGCTGTTGTGTTGACATTTGTTTGTTTCCTCGGTTTTTTCGTACGCGATCTGATTTTGATAAATCGGCTTGGTATCTCAATACAGCTTGATGCCTTTTTCACAGGAACAATGGTTCCCATGTTTATCGTTACCTTTATAGCGATGCCGATGGCTGATAGCTTGATGCGGCCGTTTGTTGGCTTTACTTACGAGCAATCAGAACAACGTAGCGCATTCATTCAGCATTTACTGGTTCTCGCCGTGGGCGTTCTGGGTGTGATTGCAATTTTGTCTGTTTTGCTGGCACCCTGGTTCGCACAGATCGTTCTAGGGGCGGGGAAGCAAACTGATCGTGTTGCTGAAACAGTTGTGATGTTACGTTGGTACGCGCCGATAATTGTCCTCTCCGCATGGACCGTGATTGGTAACGCGGTTCTGAATGCGTTTCATAAATCAAAATATGTTGCAAGTGCACAACTGATCGTTCCGATCCTAACAATTGTCGTCATTATCAGTGTTCCCGTACAATATGTGACGAAAGCTGCTGTGTTTGGCATGTTGACGGGGACATTCTGTAATGGACTAATTGTGTGTTATTTTGCATGGCGCGAAGGCGTGCTTGTTGTGCCCAGATGGTCAAGCCTATGGCAGAATGACCTCAAACAAGTCTTCAAACACTACGCAAGATTGGTGTTAGCAGCTTTGTTGACTGCAGCATTGATTCCGTTGAATTATACCTTTGCAGGCATGCAAGGCGAAGGTGCGGTATCCACGTGGGCATTTGCCAGCAAAATAGTTGTGTTCTTTACAGGGCTGGCAACATTTGGCGTTTCAGCCGTCGTCTTGCCACACTTTGCGCGATTGGTGAATCAGGGTTGGCATGTGCAGTTCCGGAATCAAATTTTCTTTATGTTGTTGTTGGGCGGCTGGATGGGTGCTGCCTTGGCTTTAGTTATTTTCCTCTTTGCGGAGCCGATGGTTGGTGCTGTATTGTCAAACAAACAATTTGCTACCAATGAGATTGAGCATTTAGCAACTTTGGTTCGTATTGGTGCTCTGCAACTGCCTTTTGTTATTCCCGGGGTTTTGTTGGTTAAAGCAGCAGCTGTTACCGGTGGTTCATTGCGGATGATGATTGCTGCCGGATTAGGTTTCTTTAGCAATTTGGTCGCGAACTATTTATTGGTACCCTATTTGGGTATGATTGGGGTTGCTGTTGGCGCACTGTCTGCCGCTTCTCTTTCTGCATTCTGTTTGCTTTTGCTGACGCACCGCCGTGCCAATCTGAATATGCTTGAGATGCTGACAATTGTGGTTAGCTGGGTGGTTTGGTGCGTTGTGTGCGTTGCCATTGGCTCAGGCGCGTTCACCATCATTCTATTTGGTGGCGCAGGGATTGCTTTATTGTTGTGGATTCAATTGCAAACTTGGCGAGTTGTTGGCTAA
- a CDS encoding HutD/Ves family protein: MDCIRPEQFTTTPWKNGGGITHEIAKYELDGAMLWRLSLAEVTRSGPFSIFPGLDRVLYSVGDTGMKLYFQEGSPREPLITGRLYPTCFAGDVVIDGQMEKGAKLVENFNLIYDRARLCIKASGSKEGSDWFSMLADVPEEAVIRTGQPVRHILYCLKGSIGPLAAREVGLFTHLAKTPEISQGAEAILLRLEVTGS; encoded by the coding sequence ATGGACTGCATCCGGCCAGAACAATTCACAACCACGCCTTGGAAGAATGGTGGCGGAATTACCCATGAAATCGCCAAATATGAGTTGGATGGAGCCATGCTGTGGCGGCTCAGTCTTGCCGAGGTTACTCGCTCTGGGCCTTTCTCCATTTTTCCCGGTCTGGATCGCGTACTCTATAGTGTTGGGGATACGGGAATGAAGCTTTATTTTCAGGAAGGTAGCCCGAGAGAACCATTGATAACCGGCAGGCTTTATCCCACCTGTTTTGCAGGGGATGTAGTCATTGATGGGCAAATGGAGAAGGGTGCGAAGCTGGTTGAGAATTTCAATCTGATCTATGATCGCGCGAGACTTTGCATCAAAGCAAGCGGATCGAAAGAGGGATCAGATTGGTTTTCCATGCTTGCAGATGTGCCAGAGGAAGCAGTTATTCGGACAGGTCAACCGGTCAGACATATTCTTTATTGTCTGAAGGGCTCCATTGGCCCGCTTGCTGCGCGAGAGGTAGGGCTCTTCACTCATCTGGCTAAAACTCCCGAGATCAGCCAAGGCGCAGAAGCCATACTCCTGCGCCTTGAAGTGACTGGATCTTAA
- a CDS encoding sugar transferase → MRIIVTEATEPVGSYLVQHLVLRGHQLLLVGTNPAQLKALFPTQPIADFCSISAQNLQSFDACIHLATHKPNGQQSTFNDHKHALLSDFYSQLYQAGINRQICISSVSTTATALSDGIESEHRLESILQTFDQKLPDWHLTFLHIGQTRTTGNGGKYSLPAMMQAAFKPAVSRELVMETIDQVLVTPVSENETFITLTDRQIDNHFYILTRWLVDHAFVLSILCLGWLFPILYILVKLDSPGPVIFSQQRVGKDGKLFMCHKFRSMQVGTQDVPTHELPPLTVTKMGNFFRKTKLDELPQIWNILRGEMTLIGPRPCLPTQEELLSCRKALGVLDVLPGLTGYAQANKIDMSNPKLLARADNDYINRRSLFLDLKIALKTVFG, encoded by the coding sequence ATGAGAATTATTGTAACAGAAGCTACCGAACCAGTAGGCTCTTATTTGGTTCAGCATCTTGTACTGCGAGGGCATCAGCTTCTGCTTGTGGGTACAAATCCTGCACAGCTTAAAGCCTTGTTTCCTACTCAGCCAATTGCTGATTTTTGTTCGATTTCTGCGCAAAATTTGCAAAGCTTTGATGCCTGTATCCATTTGGCAACGCATAAACCGAATGGCCAGCAATCCACTTTCAACGATCATAAACACGCATTATTGTCTGATTTTTACAGTCAGCTTTACCAAGCAGGTATCAATAGGCAGATTTGTATATCTTCGGTTTCCACCACGGCGACTGCATTGTCCGACGGCATTGAGAGCGAACATCGACTCGAATCGATCTTGCAGACATTTGATCAAAAGCTTCCCGACTGGCACTTGACTTTCCTTCACATTGGGCAGACCCGAACAACAGGTAATGGCGGGAAATACTCGTTGCCAGCCATGATGCAGGCGGCATTCAAGCCTGCTGTCTCTCGTGAGCTTGTTATGGAGACCATCGATCAGGTATTGGTCACCCCGGTTTCAGAAAATGAGACCTTCATCACATTAACCGATCGGCAAATTGATAACCATTTCTATATTCTGACCCGATGGTTGGTCGATCATGCTTTTGTGCTTAGCATTCTATGCCTTGGCTGGCTGTTCCCCATTTTGTATATTCTGGTCAAACTGGATAGTCCCGGTCCTGTCATTTTCTCTCAACAGAGAGTCGGGAAAGACGGCAAACTTTTCATGTGCCATAAATTCCGGTCCATGCAAGTAGGAACCCAAGACGTACCTACCCATGAATTACCGCCACTTACAGTAACAAAAATGGGAAATTTTTTCAGAAAAACCAAACTGGACGAGTTGCCCCAAATCTGGAACATTCTGCGCGGTGAAATGACGCTAATTGGTCCACGCCCCTGCCTGCCGACGCAGGAAGAACTGCTATCGTGCCGCAAAGCACTTGGAGTGCTTGATGTTCTGCCAGGTCTCACCGGCTATGCCCAAGCCAACAAGATCGACATGAGCAATCCGAAATTGCTGGCAAGAGCAGATAATGATTATATCAACCGCCGCTCATTATTCTTGGATCTGAAAATTGCTCTCAAAACTGTATTTGGCTAA
- a CDS encoding polysaccharide biosynthesis protein — MSIKHRELHAILTGIPRTWKRVIMMVIDAIFIPVCLWCAYVLRLAEWWPWERMVTHWWVFPFASLAGVAIFTHFHIYRSVLRYIGSHTLVLILKSIALLSLCIMVLGFFVVDPIMPRSVPILFAFVCTAFVASTRYFYRYYYRWVLTHLLNKQSVAIYGAGGAGVQLAIALADSEEYKAVAYIDDSENLQGSIVHGLRVFSSDDLTGLVESLDIKHVLLALPSASPEDRNRIVEKLADANIEALTVPAMSEIVTGRARIDSLRKVEIKDLLGRKAVVPDQTLITASLLNKSVMVTGAGGSIGSEICRQIIHNNPRKLVLFEASEFNLYSIERELNDHLRNKNLECEIIPILGNVCDQAHVQKIISTFNIQTIYHAAAYKHVPLVEQNILIGIRNNVFGTKTVCECAIKLGVERFILISTDKAVRTTNIMGATKRFAELIVQDIAKRSDNTILTMVRFGNVLGSSGSVVPLFLEQINNGGPVTITHPDVTRYFMTIPEAALLVIQAGSLATGGDVFVLEMGDKVKISDLAHRMIELSGRTVKNTENPHGEIEIAFTGLRPGEKMTEELVIGDNISDTVHPHILTAREHVPSSKKLQSQLAALDQAITSFDIKKAIELLSDPMIGYTRKSDIVDCLNNQEHEALDTAQEY; from the coding sequence ATGTCTATCAAACATCGAGAATTACATGCCATTCTGACTGGCATTCCAAGGACATGGAAACGCGTCATCATGATGGTGATTGATGCTATTTTTATTCCAGTGTGTTTATGGTGTGCCTATGTTCTACGTCTGGCGGAATGGTGGCCTTGGGAACGTATGGTTACACATTGGTGGGTGTTTCCCTTTGCGTCTCTTGCCGGTGTTGCAATATTCACCCATTTTCATATTTACCGCTCTGTGCTGCGCTATATCGGGTCGCATACGCTGGTTCTCATTCTCAAGTCCATCGCGCTTTTGAGCTTGTGCATTATGGTTCTCGGCTTCTTTGTTGTGGACCCAATCATGCCCCGCTCCGTGCCCATCCTGTTCGCTTTTGTTTGCACGGCTTTTGTCGCCAGCACTCGCTATTTTTACCGATATTATTATCGCTGGGTTTTGACACACTTGCTCAACAAACAAAGTGTCGCAATCTATGGAGCGGGTGGAGCAGGTGTTCAGCTCGCAATTGCACTGGCTGACAGCGAAGAATACAAGGCTGTAGCTTACATTGATGATAGCGAAAATCTGCAAGGTTCCATTGTCCACGGACTGCGGGTTTTCAGTAGTGATGACCTGACAGGGCTCGTTGAAAGCCTCGATATCAAACATGTTTTGTTGGCGCTTCCCTCTGCTTCTCCTGAAGATAGAAACCGCATTGTCGAGAAGCTTGCTGACGCCAATATCGAGGCATTAACCGTTCCGGCTATGTCGGAAATTGTTACCGGCCGCGCCCGGATTGACTCTTTGCGCAAAGTGGAAATAAAGGACTTGTTGGGGCGCAAAGCAGTTGTGCCCGACCAAACACTTATAACTGCGAGCCTATTGAACAAATCCGTCATGGTGACCGGAGCTGGTGGCTCCATCGGGTCTGAGATTTGTCGGCAGATCATTCATAACAATCCCCGAAAGCTTGTTCTCTTCGAGGCCAGCGAATTCAATCTCTATAGCATCGAACGTGAACTTAATGATCACTTGAGAAATAAGAATCTGGAATGTGAAATCATACCCATTTTGGGCAATGTCTGTGATCAGGCACACGTTCAGAAAATCATTTCGACTTTCAATATCCAAACCATCTACCATGCTGCCGCTTACAAACATGTGCCTTTGGTTGAGCAGAATATTCTGATCGGTATCCGGAATAATGTTTTTGGTACCAAAACTGTTTGTGAATGCGCAATCAAACTGGGTGTTGAGCGTTTCATTCTGATCTCGACGGACAAAGCTGTGCGCACCACAAACATCATGGGGGCTACCAAGCGTTTTGCAGAATTGATCGTTCAAGATATTGCCAAACGATCAGACAATACCATCTTAACCATGGTGCGTTTTGGGAATGTTTTGGGATCTTCAGGCTCCGTTGTGCCTTTATTCTTGGAACAGATCAACAATGGTGGCCCTGTAACCATCACCCATCCGGATGTCACTCGCTATTTTATGACCATTCCAGAAGCAGCCTTGTTGGTCATTCAAGCTGGCAGTCTTGCTACAGGCGGCGACGTTTTTGTTTTGGAAATGGGCGATAAGGTAAAGATCTCGGATCTTGCTCACAGAATGATCGAATTATCAGGCAGGACTGTCAAAAACACGGAAAATCCTCATGGGGAAATTGAAATTGCTTTCACAGGATTACGGCCCGGTGAGAAGATGACGGAAGAATTGGTGATAGGGGACAACATTTCAGATACAGTGCACCCCCATATTCTAACCGCCCGTGAACACGTACCATCAAGTAAAAAACTACAGTCTCAACTTGCAGCACTTGATCAGGCAATAACTTCGTTTGATATAAAAAAGGCCATAGAGTTACTGTCTGACCCAATGATCGGCTATACGCGCAAATCCGACATCGTTGATTGCCTGAATAATCAAGAACACGAAGCGTTGGACACTGCGCAAGAATACTAG
- a CDS encoding formimidoylglutamate deiminase codes for MVAIFANQAYLASGWAQNVRLELTDGSITSITPNSPKVAGDSSVDILLPSLANLHSHAFQRAMAGMTEHAAKGRDSFWTWRQLMYRFLGKLSPDHVEAIASLVYMEMLEAGYASVGEFHYVHHQPDGSPYDNLAQMSLSVMAAAEQSGIGLTHLPVLYSYGGAGKQDLAGGQMRFGNDVERFIRLVEEAKAGLASLDQDARIGIAPHSLRASCPEDLRQVLANHASGPVHIHISEQPKEVEDVKAWLGHRPIEWLLANIDVDERWCLIHATHMTDQETIDLARSGAVAGLCPITEANLGDGPFNGPLYWLEKGAFGVGSDSNVRISLTEELRTLEYSQRLRDFSRNVLIDGEGSVGEDLYRKAAIGGAQALGRKAGIIDVGMLADLVAIDSQDMALCALTPDQLLDGLTFAAGDNVIRDVWSAGRHMVRCGQHIAREAIMSNYRKAVTDLLA; via the coding sequence ATGGTGGCAATTTTCGCCAATCAGGCTTATCTGGCAAGTGGCTGGGCGCAGAATGTAAGGCTTGAACTGACTGATGGATCAATCACGTCCATCACGCCAAATAGCCCAAAAGTAGCTGGGGATAGCTCGGTCGATATTTTGCTGCCATCGCTCGCCAACCTGCACAGTCATGCCTTTCAGCGCGCCATGGCAGGTATGACGGAACATGCCGCCAAGGGACGCGACTCTTTTTGGACCTGGCGACAGCTGATGTATCGCTTTTTGGGCAAGCTATCGCCCGACCATGTGGAAGCAATCGCATCCCTTGTCTATATGGAAATGCTTGAAGCTGGTTATGCCAGCGTCGGCGAATTCCATTATGTCCACCACCAACCAGACGGCAGCCCTTACGACAATCTGGCACAGATGTCTTTGAGCGTTATGGCCGCAGCCGAGCAAAGCGGCATTGGCCTCACTCATCTACCAGTGCTCTATAGCTATGGTGGCGCAGGAAAGCAGGATCTTGCCGGTGGACAAATGCGCTTTGGCAATGATGTGGAGCGCTTCATACGTCTGGTCGAGGAAGCAAAAGCTGGCCTCGCATCGCTGGATCAGGATGCCCGCATCGGCATAGCCCCCCATAGCCTGCGTGCCTCCTGCCCGGAAGATTTGAGACAAGTGCTGGCAAATCATGCAAGCGGACCGGTCCACATCCATATTTCTGAACAACCAAAGGAAGTGGAAGATGTGAAGGCTTGGCTTGGTCACCGCCCGATTGAATGGCTCCTTGCCAATATTGACGTTGATGAACGCTGGTGCTTGATCCATGCCACTCATATGACAGATCAGGAAACCATTGACCTTGCCCGCTCCGGTGCTGTGGCAGGCCTTTGCCCAATCACGGAAGCCAATCTGGGCGATGGTCCTTTCAACGGACCGCTTTATTGGCTAGAAAAAGGCGCCTTTGGTGTCGGATCAGATTCCAACGTCCGCATCTCTTTGACCGAAGAATTGCGCACGCTGGAATATTCCCAGCGCCTGCGGGATTTCTCGCGCAATGTTCTGATTGATGGTGAAGGTTCAGTTGGCGAAGACCTCTATAGAAAAGCCGCCATTGGCGGTGCACAAGCTCTGGGTCGCAAAGCAGGCATCATTGACGTTGGAATGCTTGCTGATCTGGTCGCCATTGATAGTCAGGATATGGCTCTCTGCGCCCTCACCCCTGATCAATTGCTTGATGGTCTGACTTTTGCTGCAGGTGACAATGTAATCAGGGACGTCTGGTCCGCCGGTCGCCATATGGTCAGATGCGGCCAGCATATTGCTCGCGAAGCAATCATGAGCAACTATCGCAAAGCCGTAACAGATCTGTTGGCTTAA
- a CDS encoding GntR family transcriptional regulator produces the protein MLSGEKISYRDVKNEILNRIHNRIWAPGSLMPGEIELAEEFGCARATVNRAMRELAEEGIIDRKRKAGTRVNIAPVRHAKFEIPLVRSEIEALGATYRYAFISRSVEVAPDWLRAQIGLGDEDKVLHIECMHYANNAPFQFEDRWINVAAAPQILDVDFSTISPNEWLVSELPFSDAEISFSASAVDERLARFLSMYKGEPHFLSERVTWLKGMPITFAQMSYGRGYRMTTRY, from the coding sequence ATGCTGTCAGGCGAGAAAATCAGCTACCGCGATGTGAAGAACGAAATCCTCAACAGGATTCATAACCGGATCTGGGCACCAGGCTCCCTGATGCCTGGTGAGATTGAGCTGGCCGAAGAGTTTGGCTGTGCCCGCGCCACGGTCAACCGCGCCATGCGCGAGCTGGCCGAAGAAGGCATCATTGATCGCAAACGCAAGGCTGGAACACGGGTCAATATCGCTCCAGTTCGTCATGCAAAGTTTGAAATCCCACTGGTTCGTTCCGAAATCGAGGCGCTTGGCGCAACCTATCGCTATGCTTTCATCAGCCGATCTGTCGAGGTTGCTCCTGACTGGCTCCGCGCACAGATTGGATTGGGTGATGAGGACAAGGTGCTGCATATCGAATGCATGCATTACGCCAACAATGCCCCCTTCCAGTTCGAAGACCGCTGGATCAATGTGGCCGCCGCCCCACAAATTCTGGACGTTGATTTCTCGACCATCAGCCCCAATGAGTGGCTTGTCTCAGAACTTCCATTCTCAGACGCAGAGATCAGCTTTTCTGCCAGCGCCGTTGACGAGCGCCTTGCAAGGTTTCTCTCGATGTATAAAGGCGAGCCGCACTTCCTCTCCGAACGCGTAACCTGGCTGAAGGGTATGCCAATCACCTTCGCCCAAATGTCTTACGGTCGCGGCTATCGCATGACGACGCGGTATTGA
- a CDS encoding O-antigen ligase family protein, whose translation MTLSASKPIYIKYFIYMWIFSVSVFTLLGNAASDIWLSMTIVIFLLYCYVEKEWFWLRKTWFQVSFVFWIWLIVTSLISQWPGSSLEDSAAWIRFPLFAIALPILLSRHPKARNFFLAGLIVSLAVLLIVLVQERINNPDAERLYGTWGQSTKSGWLVLGFGLPVSIWALSEVRKKPRTVLWAVPMVALIYATAILTGEIYITLALTLGVSLFLIFSQSSFKLLLSVGTLGIVGIFTIFQLVPQVAQRFQYSLTHRLPWLEGSDYYVPWSRGLEIFQRNPIIGIGPKNHESYCNFISEIASMSTTACYPHPHQLYIQTASETGLIGLTIFLLMIFALFSELLRGKNWRALSLSTTSALCLLITVLWPISTYSHAFGQHKNFFTWLAIAWALSLVASDSNRVNVGKS comes from the coding sequence ATGACCTTGTCTGCTAGTAAGCCTATATACATAAAATATTTTATATATATGTGGATTTTTTCGGTTAGTGTCTTTACGTTGCTGGGTAATGCTGCTTCTGACATTTGGCTTAGCATGACTATCGTTATTTTTTTGCTTTATTGTTATGTAGAAAAAGAATGGTTTTGGCTTAGAAAAACTTGGTTTCAAGTTTCTTTTGTTTTTTGGATATGGTTGATTGTTACATCTCTTATATCTCAGTGGCCAGGAAGTTCTCTAGAAGATTCCGCAGCATGGATCCGTTTTCCACTTTTTGCTATTGCACTTCCTATTTTATTATCGCGGCACCCCAAAGCTCGAAACTTTTTTTTAGCAGGATTGATCGTCAGTCTTGCTGTTCTTTTGATTGTTTTGGTTCAGGAAAGGATAAATAACCCTGATGCGGAAAGACTCTATGGAACTTGGGGGCAAAGCACGAAATCAGGTTGGCTAGTGTTGGGGTTTGGTTTGCCAGTTTCGATCTGGGCTTTGAGTGAGGTGCGTAAAAAACCACGTACCGTGCTGTGGGCAGTTCCCATGGTCGCCTTAATTTATGCAACTGCTATCCTGACTGGTGAGATTTACATTACGTTGGCGCTCACACTTGGTGTGTCGCTCTTTCTAATTTTCAGTCAATCTAGTTTTAAGCTACTTCTTTCTGTTGGCACTTTGGGGATTGTGGGTATATTCACTATCTTTCAATTGGTTCCCCAAGTTGCTCAGCGTTTTCAATATTCTCTTACCCATCGTTTGCCATGGTTAGAAGGTAGTGACTATTATGTTCCTTGGTCTCGTGGTTTGGAGATATTTCAGCGTAATCCTATTATAGGAATAGGCCCAAAAAACCACGAAAGTTACTGTAACTTCATATCCGAAATTGCTAGCATGAGTACAACGGCATGCTATCCTCATCCTCATCAACTGTATATCCAAACAGCGTCTGAAACAGGGCTTATTGGCCTGACTATATTTCTTTTGATGATTTTTGCTCTTTTCTCGGAGCTTTTGAGGGGAAAAAATTGGCGCGCTCTTTCACTATCCACCACGAGTGCCCTTTGCCTTCTAATAACAGTTTTGTGGCCAATCTCTACCTATTCTCATGCATTTGGGCAGCATAAGAACTTTTTCACTTGGCTCGCGATTGCTTGGGCATTGTCGCTTGTCGCATCTGACTCTAATAGAGTTAATGTTGGAAAGTCGTGA